The following DNA comes from Taeniopygia guttata chromosome 20, bTaeGut7.mat, whole genome shotgun sequence.
GACAAATACCCAAATTAAAcacagctttccttttcctttttgttactGCTCCAGTAGATCAAGAGTATCTTCAAAACTCCATGAGGGAGTCTATCATTTGTGGATAACAAAGTGAATGCCAGAAAGGATGATGCAAAAAATTGCTCTGTATTTTCCCCCTTGCAGTAACCAGTTTTCTTGAGAGCAGTAGAGGAGAAGGGTGCACTGACAATGGCTGCAGAGTTGGATTTCTCCCCACCTGAGATCCCTGAGCCCACGTTCATGGAGAATGTGCTACGCTATGGACTCTTCTTTGGAGCCATTTTCCAGCTGATCTGTGTGCTTGCCATCATCCTGCCCGTGTCCAAGTCCCACAAGACAGTAAGTAGTGCTCTTTGATATTGATACAAATGGGCAGAGTCAGAGAAAACAGCAGGGGAGGGAATGTTGAGTAGCTGATGGAGAACACAGCTGTCCCTGGGATTGATGGCAGTTTCATTGTtcattctccttccttccctctggctTTCCCACCTCCAGCTTCTGTCTTGTGATTTACCAGCAGATAGGAAAGTCAGGAACAAATATCTGAGCCAGGATCTCTCTTAATATCAGTGAAAAAAGCAACCTGAAGCACTGACAAGGTGCTAAATGCATGTGCAGTTCCTGGCTGCAAGAGAAGGCTTTGTGCCAGCCCATATTGTCATCCTGCTGCTGATTTGCTTCATTAATTGCCAGGCAGGACATCCCCTTTGCAGGACCTGCCTTCAGGAAATGATTCTGGGCTTCAGTTTGTGTGTGATTTTTGGAACCAAGATGCAGGTGGAATTTCTAGTATATCCTAAAGGTGAGGAAAGCAGTTTTCAGGACTGCTTTCCCATCCGGTGCCCAAGGGTCCTTTGATGGAGTTGGCACAGAAGTTGAAAGGGAAAGGTTGATGTGAGGTGTTTCTCTAGACTGAGGGATGTCCCCATCTGCCTGGCTTTTTccattaaagagaaaaatggctttggtgctggggacaggTATTTCAGTGCTGCAAGGTGATCAGGCTGCAAGTTTGGTGCTTTGATACACATGTTGATGGTATATTTTCAGTAACAACTCAGCATGAAGAGTTCTGTTTTCAGACTCTTTATTTCCATGTTTGCTCCCTCCTGTGCTGAAGAAGCCTGGAAACTTTCAACCTCTTGCGGGAAGGGAATGCCTCAGGATGAGGCACGGATTGAAGGATAGAGTTCATGACCCAATTTTTCCACCTTTAACTGCTGGTGTGATGTGATGCTGTCCTGCCATGGGTCATGCTCCCTCCTGCTTGTCCTGGCACATGAgctgcagctctcagcaggGAGATAAACAGGCAGTTGCTGGACACCATGCAGTGCCATTGCAAGTCTTAGAATCTTAGAATCATTCAGACtggaaaagacttccaagatcattgagtccaacctttgcACTGTTACTCTGCCACCACCCGTGCCTGTCTGTCAGAATCCATCATTTCCCCAGTAAATTTTTGAGAAATAACAGATAAACCCATTCTTGAAAGTTGAAAAGAGCGAGATGTTTGGTCTGGAGTGAGAAACTGGAGACCAGCCCCCAGTTAAAATGATAAGGCTTAAGGACCTTTTACTATTCATTTTTGTAGTATGCCTTGATGTTTGCATactctagtttttattttctccatatATAAACTGTCCTCTTGATGTGCTGTCCATATGACTTGTTTAC
Coding sequences within:
- the MANBAL gene encoding protein MANBAL — protein: MAAELDFSPPEIPEPTFMENVLRYGLFFGAIFQLICVLAIILPVSKSHKTDSDSFELKNSETVKKPKAAAPQISKKPKKETKKKR